In the Lepidochelys kempii isolate rLepKem1 chromosome 3, rLepKem1.hap2, whole genome shotgun sequence genome, one interval contains:
- the CD93 gene encoding complement component C1q receptor isoform X4, with product MCVPCRSHLCIWCLGQQQHRSCRSLPDQTKATMGIALFFLGQALLWGVPSWASEEAEALCAQTACYTIHWGKHNWADAQENCKSNGGNLVTMKSQEEALHVQDLLAKLPRREAGPEGQARLWIGLHREKGKCYQQHQLLKGFSWASGGEETSYTGWLREPRETCTSRRCVSLHRNSTAPSSPGLGWADGPCSGSSARVQGYLCKFSFQGMCRQLALAGPGSVTYTTPFGLNNASLAAVPFGSLAAVSCEGQAPGPFLVCTAQEGGGFAWNSPGPLCASPRHGCAYSNGGCQHQCLELAGGSFRCACRAGYRLGGDLLSCSPVDYCSARPCQGLCLGRPGGFECRCPAGYALAGDGVSCGDVDECLGEPCQGSCLNTAGGFACTCPPGYEPAGPGGRQCRDLDECAQGAPCAQLCANTPGSFLCACRPGYQRGPDGASCRDVDECLGEPCQERCVNQPGSYQCLCPPGWALAPNGVSCLSGSSPTTAGSAAPSPSLRPPGEEEPTAGGGQPPDTHPATESPAPRSDPTTRAQPGGAEPSTLQPAAVSRAAGVGEPMMKPDADQATDGPKLLLYYILGSLVVILLLMAFALGLLIYRKRKAKKEKRKARSATDNYCWVLEQAEKKAVDNDYS from the exons ATGTGTGTCCCCTGCAGGTCCCATCTGTGCATCTGGTGCCTGGGACAGCAACAGCACCGATCCTGCCGCTCTCTGCCAGACCAGACCAAAGCAACCATGGGAATCGCCCTTTTCTTCCTAGGCCAGGCATTGCTTTGGGGGGTGCCCTCGTGGGCGAGTGAGGAGGCAGAGGCCCTGTGCGCCCAGACTGCCTGCTACACCATCCACTGGGGCAAGCACAATTGGGCGGATGCCCAGGAGAACTGCAAGAGCAACGGAGGCAACCTGGTGACCATGAAGAGCCAGGAAGAGGCCTTGCATGTCCAGGATCTGCTAGCCAAGCTGCCCAGGAGGGAAGCTGGGCCAGAGGGGCAGGCGAGGCTTTGGATCGGGCTCCATCGGGAGAAGGGCAAGTGTTACCAGCAGCACCAGCTCCTCAAGGGCTTCAGCTGGGCCTCCGGCGGGGAGGAGACCAGCTACACCGGCTGGCTGCGGGAGCCCCGGGAGACTTGCACGAGCAGGCGCTGCGTGAGCCTGCACCGGAACAGCaccgcccccagctcccccgggctgggctgggccgacGGGCCCTGCAGCGGCTCCTCCGCCAGGGTCCAGGGCTACCTCTGCAAGTTCAGCTTCCAGGGCATGTGCCGCCAGCTGGCGCTGGCCGGGCCCGGCAGCGTCACCTACACCACCCCCTTCGGCTTGAACAACGCCTCCCTGGCGGCCGTGCCCTTCGGCTCCCTGGCCGCCGTGTCGTGCGAGGGTCAGGCGCCGGGGCCCTTCCTGGTGTGCACGGCGCAGGAGGGCGGCGGGTTCGCGTGGAACAGCCCGGGCCCGCTGTGCGCCTCGCCCCGCCACGGCTGCGCCTACAGCAACGGGGGCTGCCAGCAccagtgcctggagctggccGGCGGCTCGTTCCGCTGCGCCTGCCGCGCGGGCTACCGGCTGGGCGGGGACCTGCTCTCCTGCTCGCCCGTGGACTACTGCAGCGCCCGGCCGTGCCAGGGGCTGTGCCTGGGCCGGCCGGGGGGCTTCGAGTGCCGCTGCCCCGCGGGCTACGCGCTGGCCGGGGACGGGGTGAGCTGCGGGGACGTGGACGAGTGCCTGGGGGAGCCCTGCCAGGGCAGCTGCCTCAACACGGCGGGGGGCTTCGCCTGCACCTGCCCGCCGGGCTACGAGCCCGCGGGGCCTGGCGGCCGCCAGTGCCGGGACTTGGACGAGTGCGCCCAGGGCGCGCCCTGCGCCCAGCTCTGCGCCAACACGCCGGGCTCCTTCCTCTGCGCCTGCCGGCCGGGCTACCAGCGGGGCCCCGACGGGGCCTCCTGCCGGGACGTGGACGAGTGCCTGGGGGAGCCCTGCCAGGAGCGCTGCGTCAACCAGCCCGGCAGCTACCAGTGCCTCTGCCCGCCGGGCTGGGCGCTGGCCCCCAACGGCGTCTCCTGCCTCTccggctccagccccaccaccGCCGGCAGCGCGGCCCCGTCCCCGTCCCTGCGCCCCCCAGGAGAAGAGGAGCCGACGGCTGGGGGTGGACAGCCGCCGGACACCCACCCTGCTACCGAGAGCCCAGCCCCGCGCTCTGATCCAACCACCCGAGCCCAGCCAGGGGGAGCAGAACCCAGCACCCTCCAGCCAGCTGCCGTCAGCAGGGCGGCAGGGGTTGGGGAACCCATGATGAAACCCGACGCTGACCAGGCCACCGATGGCCCCAAACTGCTCCTGTACTATATCCTGGGCAGCCTGGTGGTTATCCTGCTGCTGATGGCTTTTGCCCTGGGCTTGCTCATCTATAGGAAGAGGAAAGCCAAGAAGGAAAAGAGGAAAGCCAGGAGCGCCACAGACAACTACTGCTGGGTACTTGAGCAGGCAGAGAAAAAAGCAGTAGACAATGACTACAG ttga
- the CD93 gene encoding complement component C1q receptor isoform X3, which produces MCVPCRSHLCIWCLGQQQHRSCRSLPDQTKATMGIALFFLGQALLWGVPSWASEEAEALCAQTACYTIHWGKHNWADAQENCKSNGGNLVTMKSQEEALHVQDLLAKLPRREAGPEGQARLWIGLHREKGKCYQQHQLLKGFSWASGGEETSYTGWLREPRETCTSRRCVSLHRNSTAPSSPGLGWADGPCSGSSARVQGYLCKFSFQGMCRQLALAGPGSVTYTTPFGLNNASLAAVPFGSLAAVSCEGQAPGPFLVCTAQEGGGFAWNSPGPLCASPRHGCAYSNGGCQHQCLELAGGSFRCACRAGYRLGGDLLSCSPVDYCSARPCQGLCLGRPGGFECRCPAGYALAGDGVSCGDVDECLGEPCQGSCLNTAGGFACTCPPGYEPAGPGGRQCRDLDECAQGAPCAQLCANTPGSFLCACRPGYQRGPDGASCRDVDECLGEPCQERCVNQPGSYQCLCPPGWALAPNGVSCLSGSSPTTAGSAAPSPSLRPPGEEEPTAGGGQPPDTHPATESPAPRSDPTTRAQPGGAEPSTLQPAAVSRAAGVGEPMMKPDADQATDGPKLLLYYILGSLVVILLLMAFALGLLIYRKRKAKKEKRKARSATDNYCWVLEQAEKKAVDNDYRSQSPQPPVTSVAWTGLEKDQTYHVNERE; this is translated from the exons ATGTGTGTCCCCTGCAGGTCCCATCTGTGCATCTGGTGCCTGGGACAGCAACAGCACCGATCCTGCCGCTCTCTGCCAGACCAGACCAAAGCAACCATGGGAATCGCCCTTTTCTTCCTAGGCCAGGCATTGCTTTGGGGGGTGCCCTCGTGGGCGAGTGAGGAGGCAGAGGCCCTGTGCGCCCAGACTGCCTGCTACACCATCCACTGGGGCAAGCACAATTGGGCGGATGCCCAGGAGAACTGCAAGAGCAACGGAGGCAACCTGGTGACCATGAAGAGCCAGGAAGAGGCCTTGCATGTCCAGGATCTGCTAGCCAAGCTGCCCAGGAGGGAAGCTGGGCCAGAGGGGCAGGCGAGGCTTTGGATCGGGCTCCATCGGGAGAAGGGCAAGTGTTACCAGCAGCACCAGCTCCTCAAGGGCTTCAGCTGGGCCTCCGGCGGGGAGGAGACCAGCTACACCGGCTGGCTGCGGGAGCCCCGGGAGACTTGCACGAGCAGGCGCTGCGTGAGCCTGCACCGGAACAGCaccgcccccagctcccccgggctgggctgggccgacGGGCCCTGCAGCGGCTCCTCCGCCAGGGTCCAGGGCTACCTCTGCAAGTTCAGCTTCCAGGGCATGTGCCGCCAGCTGGCGCTGGCCGGGCCCGGCAGCGTCACCTACACCACCCCCTTCGGCTTGAACAACGCCTCCCTGGCGGCCGTGCCCTTCGGCTCCCTGGCCGCCGTGTCGTGCGAGGGTCAGGCGCCGGGGCCCTTCCTGGTGTGCACGGCGCAGGAGGGCGGCGGGTTCGCGTGGAACAGCCCGGGCCCGCTGTGCGCCTCGCCCCGCCACGGCTGCGCCTACAGCAACGGGGGCTGCCAGCAccagtgcctggagctggccGGCGGCTCGTTCCGCTGCGCCTGCCGCGCGGGCTACCGGCTGGGCGGGGACCTGCTCTCCTGCTCGCCCGTGGACTACTGCAGCGCCCGGCCGTGCCAGGGGCTGTGCCTGGGCCGGCCGGGGGGCTTCGAGTGCCGCTGCCCCGCGGGCTACGCGCTGGCCGGGGACGGGGTGAGCTGCGGGGACGTGGACGAGTGCCTGGGGGAGCCCTGCCAGGGCAGCTGCCTCAACACGGCGGGGGGCTTCGCCTGCACCTGCCCGCCGGGCTACGAGCCCGCGGGGCCTGGCGGCCGCCAGTGCCGGGACTTGGACGAGTGCGCCCAGGGCGCGCCCTGCGCCCAGCTCTGCGCCAACACGCCGGGCTCCTTCCTCTGCGCCTGCCGGCCGGGCTACCAGCGGGGCCCCGACGGGGCCTCCTGCCGGGACGTGGACGAGTGCCTGGGGGAGCCCTGCCAGGAGCGCTGCGTCAACCAGCCCGGCAGCTACCAGTGCCTCTGCCCGCCGGGCTGGGCGCTGGCCCCCAACGGCGTCTCCTGCCTCTccggctccagccccaccaccGCCGGCAGCGCGGCCCCGTCCCCGTCCCTGCGCCCCCCAGGAGAAGAGGAGCCGACGGCTGGGGGTGGACAGCCGCCGGACACCCACCCTGCTACCGAGAGCCCAGCCCCGCGCTCTGATCCAACCACCCGAGCCCAGCCAGGGGGAGCAGAACCCAGCACCCTCCAGCCAGCTGCCGTCAGCAGGGCGGCAGGGGTTGGGGAACCCATGATGAAACCCGACGCTGACCAGGCCACCGATGGCCCCAAACTGCTCCTGTACTATATCCTGGGCAGCCTGGTGGTTATCCTGCTGCTGATGGCTTTTGCCCTGGGCTTGCTCATCTATAGGAAGAGGAAAGCCAAGAAGGAAAAGAGGAAAGCCAGGAGCGCCACAGACAACTACTGCTGGGTACTTGAGCAGGCAGAGAAAAAAGCAGTAGACAATGACTACAG GAGCCAATCTCCACAACCTCCTGTAACCTCTGTGGCTTGGACTGGACTGGAAAAGGATCAGACGTACCATGTGAATGAAAGAGAATAA
- the CD93 gene encoding complement component C1q receptor isoform X2 — MCVPCRSHLCIWCLGQQQHRSCRSLPDQTKATMGIALFFLGQALLWGVPSWASEEAEALCAQTACYTIHWGKHNWADAQENCKSNGGNLVTMKSQEEALHVQDLLAKLPRREAGPEGQARLWIGLHREKGKCYQQHQLLKGFSWASGGEETSYTGWLREPRETCTSRRCVSLHRNSTAPSSPGLGWADGPCSGSSARVQGYLCKFSFQGMCRQLALAGPGSVTYTTPFGLNNASLAAVPFGSLAAVSCEGQAPGPFLVCTAQEGGGFAWNSPGPLCASPRHGCAYSNGGCQHQCLELAGGSFRCACRAGYRLGGDLLSCSPVDYCSARPCQGLCLGRPGGFECRCPAGYALAGDGVSCGDVDECLGEPCQGSCLNTAGGFACTCPPGYEPAGPGGRQCRDLDECAQGAPCAQLCANTPGSFLCACRPGYQRGPDGASCRDVDECLGEPCQERCVNQPGSYQCLCPPGWALAPNGVSCLSGSSPTTAGSAAPSPSLRPPGEEEPTAGGGQPPDTHPATESPAPRSDPTTRAQPGGAEPSTLQPAAVSRAAGVGEPMMKPDADQATDGPKLLLYYILGSLVVILLLMAFALGLLIYRKRKAKKEKRKARSATDNYCWVLEQAEKKAVDNDYSRSQSPQPPVTSVAWTGLEKDQTYHVNERE; from the exons ATGTGTGTCCCCTGCAGGTCCCATCTGTGCATCTGGTGCCTGGGACAGCAACAGCACCGATCCTGCCGCTCTCTGCCAGACCAGACCAAAGCAACCATGGGAATCGCCCTTTTCTTCCTAGGCCAGGCATTGCTTTGGGGGGTGCCCTCGTGGGCGAGTGAGGAGGCAGAGGCCCTGTGCGCCCAGACTGCCTGCTACACCATCCACTGGGGCAAGCACAATTGGGCGGATGCCCAGGAGAACTGCAAGAGCAACGGAGGCAACCTGGTGACCATGAAGAGCCAGGAAGAGGCCTTGCATGTCCAGGATCTGCTAGCCAAGCTGCCCAGGAGGGAAGCTGGGCCAGAGGGGCAGGCGAGGCTTTGGATCGGGCTCCATCGGGAGAAGGGCAAGTGTTACCAGCAGCACCAGCTCCTCAAGGGCTTCAGCTGGGCCTCCGGCGGGGAGGAGACCAGCTACACCGGCTGGCTGCGGGAGCCCCGGGAGACTTGCACGAGCAGGCGCTGCGTGAGCCTGCACCGGAACAGCaccgcccccagctcccccgggctgggctgggccgacGGGCCCTGCAGCGGCTCCTCCGCCAGGGTCCAGGGCTACCTCTGCAAGTTCAGCTTCCAGGGCATGTGCCGCCAGCTGGCGCTGGCCGGGCCCGGCAGCGTCACCTACACCACCCCCTTCGGCTTGAACAACGCCTCCCTGGCGGCCGTGCCCTTCGGCTCCCTGGCCGCCGTGTCGTGCGAGGGTCAGGCGCCGGGGCCCTTCCTGGTGTGCACGGCGCAGGAGGGCGGCGGGTTCGCGTGGAACAGCCCGGGCCCGCTGTGCGCCTCGCCCCGCCACGGCTGCGCCTACAGCAACGGGGGCTGCCAGCAccagtgcctggagctggccGGCGGCTCGTTCCGCTGCGCCTGCCGCGCGGGCTACCGGCTGGGCGGGGACCTGCTCTCCTGCTCGCCCGTGGACTACTGCAGCGCCCGGCCGTGCCAGGGGCTGTGCCTGGGCCGGCCGGGGGGCTTCGAGTGCCGCTGCCCCGCGGGCTACGCGCTGGCCGGGGACGGGGTGAGCTGCGGGGACGTGGACGAGTGCCTGGGGGAGCCCTGCCAGGGCAGCTGCCTCAACACGGCGGGGGGCTTCGCCTGCACCTGCCCGCCGGGCTACGAGCCCGCGGGGCCTGGCGGCCGCCAGTGCCGGGACTTGGACGAGTGCGCCCAGGGCGCGCCCTGCGCCCAGCTCTGCGCCAACACGCCGGGCTCCTTCCTCTGCGCCTGCCGGCCGGGCTACCAGCGGGGCCCCGACGGGGCCTCCTGCCGGGACGTGGACGAGTGCCTGGGGGAGCCCTGCCAGGAGCGCTGCGTCAACCAGCCCGGCAGCTACCAGTGCCTCTGCCCGCCGGGCTGGGCGCTGGCCCCCAACGGCGTCTCCTGCCTCTccggctccagccccaccaccGCCGGCAGCGCGGCCCCGTCCCCGTCCCTGCGCCCCCCAGGAGAAGAGGAGCCGACGGCTGGGGGTGGACAGCCGCCGGACACCCACCCTGCTACCGAGAGCCCAGCCCCGCGCTCTGATCCAACCACCCGAGCCCAGCCAGGGGGAGCAGAACCCAGCACCCTCCAGCCAGCTGCCGTCAGCAGGGCGGCAGGGGTTGGGGAACCCATGATGAAACCCGACGCTGACCAGGCCACCGATGGCCCCAAACTGCTCCTGTACTATATCCTGGGCAGCCTGGTGGTTATCCTGCTGCTGATGGCTTTTGCCCTGGGCTTGCTCATCTATAGGAAGAGGAAAGCCAAGAAGGAAAAGAGGAAAGCCAGGAGCGCCACAGACAACTACTGCTGGGTACTTGAGCAGGCAGAGAAAAAAGCAGTAGACAATGACTACAG CAGGAGCCAATCTCCACAACCTCCTGTAACCTCTGTGGCTTGGACTGGACTGGAAAAGGATCAGACGTACCATGTGAATGAAAGAGAATAA
- the CD93 gene encoding complement component C1q receptor isoform X1, giving the protein MCVPCRSHLCIWCLGQQQHRSCRSLPDQTKATMGIALFFLGQALLWGVPSWASEEAEALCAQTACYTIHWGKHNWADAQENCKSNGGNLVTMKSQEEALHVQDLLAKLPRREAGPEGQARLWIGLHREKGKCYQQHQLLKGFSWASGGEETSYTGWLREPRETCTSRRCVSLHRNSTAPSSPGLGWADGPCSGSSARVQGYLCKFSFQGMCRQLALAGPGSVTYTTPFGLNNASLAAVPFGSLAAVSCEGQAPGPFLVCTAQEGGGFAWNSPGPLCASPRHGCAYSNGGCQHQCLELAGGSFRCACRAGYRLGGDLLSCSPVDYCSARPCQGLCLGRPGGFECRCPAGYALAGDGVSCGDVDECLGEPCQGSCLNTAGGFACTCPPGYEPAGPGGRQCRDLDECAQGAPCAQLCANTPGSFLCACRPGYQRGPDGASCRDVDECLGEPCQERCVNQPGSYQCLCPPGWALAPNGVSCLSGSSPTTAGSAAPSPSLRPPGEEEPTAGGGQPPDTHPATESPAPRSDPTTRAQPGGAEPSTLQPAAVSRAAGVGEPMMKPDADQATDGPKLLLYYILGSLVVILLLMAFALGLLIYRKRKAKKEKRKARSATDNYCWVLEQAEKKAVDNDYRTLGLALSQCQRNSKSATWIKIPLLFPLKSVSKLPLILIGQGLGPE; this is encoded by the exons ATGTGTGTCCCCTGCAGGTCCCATCTGTGCATCTGGTGCCTGGGACAGCAACAGCACCGATCCTGCCGCTCTCTGCCAGACCAGACCAAAGCAACCATGGGAATCGCCCTTTTCTTCCTAGGCCAGGCATTGCTTTGGGGGGTGCCCTCGTGGGCGAGTGAGGAGGCAGAGGCCCTGTGCGCCCAGACTGCCTGCTACACCATCCACTGGGGCAAGCACAATTGGGCGGATGCCCAGGAGAACTGCAAGAGCAACGGAGGCAACCTGGTGACCATGAAGAGCCAGGAAGAGGCCTTGCATGTCCAGGATCTGCTAGCCAAGCTGCCCAGGAGGGAAGCTGGGCCAGAGGGGCAGGCGAGGCTTTGGATCGGGCTCCATCGGGAGAAGGGCAAGTGTTACCAGCAGCACCAGCTCCTCAAGGGCTTCAGCTGGGCCTCCGGCGGGGAGGAGACCAGCTACACCGGCTGGCTGCGGGAGCCCCGGGAGACTTGCACGAGCAGGCGCTGCGTGAGCCTGCACCGGAACAGCaccgcccccagctcccccgggctgggctgggccgacGGGCCCTGCAGCGGCTCCTCCGCCAGGGTCCAGGGCTACCTCTGCAAGTTCAGCTTCCAGGGCATGTGCCGCCAGCTGGCGCTGGCCGGGCCCGGCAGCGTCACCTACACCACCCCCTTCGGCTTGAACAACGCCTCCCTGGCGGCCGTGCCCTTCGGCTCCCTGGCCGCCGTGTCGTGCGAGGGTCAGGCGCCGGGGCCCTTCCTGGTGTGCACGGCGCAGGAGGGCGGCGGGTTCGCGTGGAACAGCCCGGGCCCGCTGTGCGCCTCGCCCCGCCACGGCTGCGCCTACAGCAACGGGGGCTGCCAGCAccagtgcctggagctggccGGCGGCTCGTTCCGCTGCGCCTGCCGCGCGGGCTACCGGCTGGGCGGGGACCTGCTCTCCTGCTCGCCCGTGGACTACTGCAGCGCCCGGCCGTGCCAGGGGCTGTGCCTGGGCCGGCCGGGGGGCTTCGAGTGCCGCTGCCCCGCGGGCTACGCGCTGGCCGGGGACGGGGTGAGCTGCGGGGACGTGGACGAGTGCCTGGGGGAGCCCTGCCAGGGCAGCTGCCTCAACACGGCGGGGGGCTTCGCCTGCACCTGCCCGCCGGGCTACGAGCCCGCGGGGCCTGGCGGCCGCCAGTGCCGGGACTTGGACGAGTGCGCCCAGGGCGCGCCCTGCGCCCAGCTCTGCGCCAACACGCCGGGCTCCTTCCTCTGCGCCTGCCGGCCGGGCTACCAGCGGGGCCCCGACGGGGCCTCCTGCCGGGACGTGGACGAGTGCCTGGGGGAGCCCTGCCAGGAGCGCTGCGTCAACCAGCCCGGCAGCTACCAGTGCCTCTGCCCGCCGGGCTGGGCGCTGGCCCCCAACGGCGTCTCCTGCCTCTccggctccagccccaccaccGCCGGCAGCGCGGCCCCGTCCCCGTCCCTGCGCCCCCCAGGAGAAGAGGAGCCGACGGCTGGGGGTGGACAGCCGCCGGACACCCACCCTGCTACCGAGAGCCCAGCCCCGCGCTCTGATCCAACCACCCGAGCCCAGCCAGGGGGAGCAGAACCCAGCACCCTCCAGCCAGCTGCCGTCAGCAGGGCGGCAGGGGTTGGGGAACCCATGATGAAACCCGACGCTGACCAGGCCACCGATGGCCCCAAACTGCTCCTGTACTATATCCTGGGCAGCCTGGTGGTTATCCTGCTGCTGATGGCTTTTGCCCTGGGCTTGCTCATCTATAGGAAGAGGAAAGCCAAGAAGGAAAAGAGGAAAGCCAGGAGCGCCACAGACAACTACTGCTGGGTACTTGAGCAGGCAGAGAAAAAAGCAGTAGACAATGACTACAG AACCCTGGGTTTGGCATTGTCTCAGTGTCAGAGGAACAGTAAGTCTGCCACTTGGATCAAGATCCCCCtgctgttcccactgaaatcagtatcaaaactcccactgattttaataggaCAAGGATTAGGCCCAGAGTGA